The genomic DNA ACTTTGGGTTGGCGTTTACCAGAGTCGTCTGACTAGTGTATACAGATCAGTTTGCAACCAAGTTTGACTGGTCAATTTAACTTGCAACCTTTTTACGCAATATTAAAGAAATTTGATAATTAAGGGGAGAAATGACCCTATTCACACAATTCATCTTTTGCTTTTTGTCTGATATGGGccttgtttaacaaacaaggcgaATATTcgtaaatactatttattttatttttttaaaaaaattaacataaaaatattctcatttttatatcatttcatttatttattatattacatcatttactttttattactatttaaataaaaaaacaaaacaattcaaaaaaaatttatttttcaatacaacttttttatttttctatactaACTGTTATACTCATTTTTCCAAACATGACTAGTGGAGTGTTATTTGCCAAATACACTCCTAAAGTCATTGCGAGTCCGGTTTATAAACCATCTCTTATATTCAGCTCTATTGTTATTTCTCCCATTATCTTTTATCTATCCTGTGTATGATGAATTAATGCATGTTTGTTGAATAGGGGATGATTAACTTGGTAGAAtggtagtaaattaattatcttttttactGGTTCAAGGCTAGAAGCCTAGAACCTCATTAATTCAACCCATATTAGTTAAACGGAAAAAAGCCTAATCCAAGAGAGTGAAAAGTGAGAAGAGAAGAGATCATAGCATACCTTTCATTTGAATCAGACATGTATCATTAGATTGCCATTGGTCACGGCAATAGCAGACAAACGCCCCCGTGGAGTTAGAACCACCGCATACCCCACCTGAATCCTCACACCCCCTACAGAGAATCCCCAATCCATTGCTGTATTCCACCTCAAAACCTTCAACCATTGCTTTCTCAACTGCCGGGCCTCCACCCTGAGGGTCATCAAGAAGAGCAAGAGCACTAGTATTCCGGAGAATCGGAACCTGGATATTGTTGTCGCAATCCCTTGTAAGTAGTGCATGTAATTCGACGCCCAATGGCGATTCGTTTTCCAGGAAATAAGCATTAAATTTCCCATCAGGAGCTCCTTGGCTGCAATTAAATCTATTTCGTAGTGCAGGTATGTTGTTGTCTTGAACATGAGGGCAGCCGTAGAGTATAGTTAAGTTTTGATCGGTTGAAGCGTAATGAAACAAAGTGTAATTCAAGGTTGTATTTCTCAACTCTGGAGGTGGAGAACAAGGACCATCCAAGAGGTCCAACCTTGAAATGGTAAAGGTTGGATAAGATGTGTTGATGTTTAGCACGCGGAAGTCTAGACCTTCAAATCCCATAACCGGGTACTCATCAACAGTTTCGTGGCAACTGAGCTCGTGCCCTGGATGACCGCAATATTCAGGTCGGCCGCCGCCCCAGAAAGGGAACGAAATGTTGACGCTTCCACAGGCATATGTACTGTTGCACACCACAAAAGGATCATCTTCGTCGCAGTAAGACGGCGGTAGTATTGTTAAGAAGAAGGAGAGGAataggatgatgatgatggaagaaagagagagatggaaatCCATTGTTTAGAAGATCAAGTGATCAGAGATGGGTTTGGAATTGGAGGAAATGTACGTAATATATGTTGAATGGTGTGAGAGATGGGCGACGGGTTTTGTCACATTACCAAGTTACATGCTGACCATTAGTTTTAACTTTGACTGAGAAAGGTCACATTGACTTGGACCGTAAGTCCCCCACTAGAAAGTTCGCAATAAAATGGCCGAAGGTTGGGTTACGAAAAACGCACTAGAGTCCAAATCAAGGAATTTTGGccccttttgaattttttattttaatgttaataaaaaatgatttatgtgatttaaattttttttttaaaagagaaatgtgaaAAAGCTGAtttggtaataaaaaaaaaaaattaaaaaaaaggaaaagaaaaaaagaagaagatattggcttctttcttttggagaaataaaaagatgaaagaggaaTGTTTTGCCAAATACACAAACATCTATCATTTTTAATACTacgttaaattattatttgtcttaaaagtttgaaataataagaatgaataaatttaatcacttaatcattactttaacattatTTCTCATGTGTAAGCTCAAACTTTAATTTAATAGGTGATCGGCTCAAcacatcaaatattttaattaaatggaggTGAATGATGGAGTTAAATACTAAATGTTTGAACTCAGAATCTTTagttatgaatatatatatatatatatatatatatatatatatatataaagacaaatGATTTTTACGtgaaacatttaattaaaatagtagGTAAGTTttacggagtcaaggttcgatccaaaatttttgaatttgatattatgttaaattacgtactactttcaaaaagaaaaattactacttatcccaaaatgttaataaataatgatttaggATAATGATGTAGCGTGCATCAACAATGATGCACGCcggacataattttttttaaaaaaattaaaataataaaaaaaaaaaaaaaatttacacctGGTGTGCATCACTGTTGGTGCATGCGGGGCGTGCAGTATATCACTACctaatgatttaacatttttattaaaatggcAAGGGTCAATGGTCATGtcacattttaattattattattgttaatatatataatattttataaaatcagTTATTGGATACTCAATTATTATCTGCTTTGAGAATTGCTACACTTACAAACACCCTTTACAAACAAACcttacaaactgacgtggcaaaggaaaaaaacaaaacaattttgggACCAGCTGCCCATGAGAGACCAGCTGGGTCGCGGGCAGACCGGTCAAGGTCTGGAAATGGCTTACCTACGTAAGAAAAtccttcacaaaagaaatgaagGTTTCTACTCAGAAACAACAGCAATGAAGCTTTGATGGAGGACAAAAAAGCAAACATAGTTGTGTTACAACAGTGGCTGCCCTCATCATTCTCATCATAGTTTCTCGTGTCTTTCTCGAGCTGTCCAAGGAGCTTCCGCAACCGTTTTCAAAGGGATCCTAAACGACAGCACTGCAGTTGCTGTGAAAAGGATTAACAATGGAGAGGAGCGCGGGGAGAAGGAGTTCAGATCAGAAGTTGCAGCTTCTTGGCTATTGTTGCAGTCCTGGGATGCCTAGGCTTCTTGTTTATGAGTTCATCCCAAATGGGTCATTGGATTGTTGGATTTTCCCAAGAAGGGAAACCCAGAACCGGCGTGGCGGGTGCTTGTCGTGTGAGTCAAGGTACAGAGTTGCCATTGATGTTGCTAAAGCACTGTCTTACCTCCACCATGATTGCCGGTCAAGGGTCTTGCACCTTGATGTGAAGCCAGAAAATATACTTCTGGATGAGAATTACAAAGCAATTGTGGCAGATTTCGGCCTCTCGAAGCAGGTTGTGGCCAGGCCTGCGTGGGTCTGGCCTGACCCAGCGTGGGTCACCAGACCCACGCCTGGGTCGTGGCCACGACCTGCCTTCAACGcatttcttcttctccatttcaatcAGTGAtcctccatttcttcttctaCATACCACTTATCCAACCAATGATCCTCCATTTCAAGCTCAAGCCCTGCACCGGGCTCCCTGGGAGACCGACGTGAATTTCTCGTCCTCGGAGCAAAGCATTCGTGGAGGACATGAATGAGAATTGGAATCAGAGGAGAGAGTCCAAGAAGCAGAGCATTCACTTCGGGTTGTGGATGAAGGAGATTGAGAAGCAAGAGGAGGCCAAGTTGGGGATTCCATCACGGGCAGCTGgtcttaaaaatgttttgtctttttcctttgccacgtcagtttgtaaaGTTTGTTTGTAAAGAGTGTTTGTAAATGTTTTGTCGGTCCGTATAAACAATAACTGCAAGCCcatttgggagtgcgatttcaataagtgcgattttaaaaattgcgttttttaaatcgttactttttaaaatcgaacaggcgtttggtaaaatatactaaaaagtttttttttttttttatcaattgagtgttttgataatattagcatataattgcggtttcataaCCAAATTGCCAATAATGACATTTCTTTGTAACATTAAAATAGCCaacattgtctataagcctccatttttaacacctgtgcaaacaaaagtatgacttataatttgacattaactttgaaaaattatcattgtttattacccattaatatatatatatatatatatatatatatataatcaccaACTGTTACAGTGCAgtacccattaaaaaataaaaataaaaatcaatcacaaattgttactgtatagtacatttaaaaaaaaaaaaaaaaaaaagaatccatAAAAAATCGTCACTGTGCACATCACTATACATTGCACAGTGACCTGAGAAAAATCATCTTGGTCATtgtatagtattttttttttaaaaaaaaaaaaaaagaaaaagcctcacATGGTTACTGTACACGCACTATCACATTACTGTACGTGTACAGTGATCTATCACTGCATACTATCATGGATTGCAGATCACTATGCATGCAtggtaatttaaataaaattttgaaaaaaaaaaaatacaactttaCTCTGTAGAAATGGTCGAAGAACATAAACGCATATATAAAAATGCACAATAATCatacaaatcatttaaaataacaCCGAACACCAAACAGTGGAAAGTTTTATAAAAGCAAAGGAAttatatggagagaaagaaaatattaatgtgAGATTATTACCTGATAGAGGGGCGGAGAGATGGACAACAGCGACGTACACTGCTACAGGGCAGAGAAAGGATGAACGAGaaagagaggatgaagaaaaaaaaaaaaaaaagagaaaagaagggttttaatatattttaggtgggtattcttggtattttttttcattcccgctcaaaaaaatgtaactattgcgccaaatatctttttaatagaaattgtgattttgttttaaattcacactttttcaaataagcaccatctaatcagcttatggaaatcacagatttttttgcaattttaaaatttgcgtttttaaaatcgcaatcccaagcaccataaaattgcgatttggtttaaaatcgcagattattttttaaaaaacgcactcccaaacgcaccctaagtgGTTGTCTAATTATTTAGCTGTAATTATTTTCGGTTTAACCGTTAACAATTTTTAACTGTTATTAgcggtttattttttattcaatccctatataatttttttttttattaaaagaaagcGACAATTATTTACCACATGCCTAGAGTTAGACCACTCCCGGATTTTCATGTTTTAGTCTTAAGTAATGTTATGaactatctttttattctcttacagctgatgtgacttttaaaattatcattgaattaaaattcaaatatgattcatctaaaatttaatagtgattttaaaaggcatatcaattttaggagaataaaaatatggtctctaacattactctttagtcttatttaaaaatatatttaaatgaaatatagAAAGGAAAATGGAGCTTTTTCTTTGCTCTACCATTTATCCACGCGGCCCAAATCCCTTGCAAGCCTATCACCCCTTCGACCCAATATTTTTCTAATCCTACCCATTTTACTAGTCGAGTCCAGGCCTGCCTAGAGgagtttaaaaaagaaaacatgagaGCACTCTTAACTCAATCATGCAAGCAAATTTGCAgtcgattttcacaaaaaaCTAATCTCTTGAGAAATTATTTGCTTTATAAaccatttacttttttttttttaaaaaaaaaaaatcttgagaaagtcccaaaaaaaaattttcttttcattttttacgtGGCATTTTCACCACGTCAATAAAATTTGACGTGGTAAAACTGgaacatcaaaaaaaaaatttttgacattccagtttctgacatgtcaaaaatttctaacgtgttaacattgacatgtcaaaaactcGGATTTTTTGACAGTCGCCTTTGTAACTGTtgagacacgtcagaaattaatggtaaaaaattaaaaaaaaaaaactgatttttgtagtgtgaAGAGAAAACGCTTAAATGTTTTAGTCACCTTCAAGGATAAATTGTTGATAGTTGTGTTGAAGGGCTAATTTTGCAGCAAAGAGAGCTGCAAATGCTTCACCATCATTTACGTACGTCACAAGCAAGACTTTGGCTTCAGTGAAGAGAATGAAACCAGCAGAGGAAGTAGCTATTGCTGCTAAGGTTGAGAGAGAATTTCTAATGCTCTCATCAAAGTTTACCTAATTTGATTTAGGGGGAATTGTTTTGAGAGAAGCAGAACATTGGGGGATCGAGGAGTTGTTATGGGTGACTGAGTTTTTAGTCTGCCAAATTTCGGTCAAGAATAAGGGAGGCAAAAAGTTGGAAGTGGTGTTTGCAATTGGCCTCTATGTTGAGTGAAAAATAAGgtctaataataaatttaatccaatcaaTTATAGAAAGATCCTCAAAACTCAAAGTGTCCAAAGACCAATGGGATATCCAATCCTTCTCGAGATGGGGGGGTTTGGGTAGGAGGAGTGTATGAGGTTTTAAGTGAAGAAAATGGATCCAAAAAAGAAAGCTAAGAAGAAAATtatacataaaaaaacaaaagaaagcataaataaacgtatttcttccaaaaaaaagaggagaaaagagaTGGTGTTCTCCCTTTTCCTCTCCCAAAAAACAGACCCACCAGGCCAATAGATAGAGTCGAGTGGATTTGTGAGTTCAGAGTGACGTGGAATTATTCCTCAAAAAAAATGCCTATGGTATATCCCATTTGGATGATGCCATTGGCCTTTAGAAGCGATGGAGAAACATTGAAGTCCAACCAACCCAACACAGAGTTGGGGTCTATATTCTAACTTCATCAACTCAACATACGCCATCCaatctcctttttctcttttgttttcctctttttgTGTCCCATTTTTGTTACGTGACTTGACCTTAAATTCTGCCTAAAGCAGGGCATCAAACCTCTTGCTCCTTGCCACTCAAATAATTGGCCCCCCTACTCAGAGCATCTCAGATAAAAGTGGCAAAATAACTACtgaaaagtataaattttttatctttaactgttctttatatatatatatatatatatatatatatatactccaacagtttctttattttctttaaaaattattttgtgtgggagagactatgaaagaaagaggaggagagagataaagtaaagaaagaaagtgagagaaaaaaaaataataaacaatatttatAGTGTGAATggagttctaattttttttttttttttaaaaaaaaaaaagttaaattgcaTATTCTGCTAGAAACGAAAAGGCATCCATAATAGTCAGATTTTACTATTATTAGAGATTTGACTATTCTTTTGAAGATGTTCTGAGTAGGACCTTGCAGTACTTAAAAGTGCATTTAGTCTTGCGATTTCGCAtattaaacatatatttttatgcaaaatcgtaaaaattgtcttttttaagtgtaaattttttgtttttttttttataaaaaatagcGGTTTGAATGCAAATGgtgtatttttcaaatgcacaaTTTCAAAATCTGAATAACGATTTTACCAATGTTTAacttaaatttgaaattgttattttttaaaattatatattttgaaactGTTAAACGAACACTTCAGCTTGGGTTACAAAAAAAGTACTGTAAAGTTTTCATGGATTTtcttaaatcaaatcaaattattaactTTTCTACTGCTAAAGCAAATCCCTTCAAATTTGTTAGTGAATGTTCCATAAGATATCTCTTATAgatatgttaaatttttaatataaagtAAAAGCAAACGAATGTTTTGTAAGTAAGCTGTACTTGTCACAGACACCCAAAACcaataaaacaaatcaataaaacaaTGCCGGTAAGGGGTGGCAAAAATGGGTACTcatacacgacccgattactacccgcgggtacccgttacacgattagcctatatccagacacgacccgtttagctaaacgggtaatcggatttgacacgattatgacacgaaaataaccgggtaacccgacccgacccgttttacccgtttaaaataaccgggtctaaacgggtagacccgacccgacccgacccgattaccctaaactataatttttttttaaaaaaaaattaaaattcaaaattgtaataataatactaatacatcaatatagtcaatgcaaaaaattgaattctaagagattaaaggctttaataaatgataagaaaaaaaaaaatggaaagtgaccgtaattgacaaattgtactccaaaataaattactaaactcataatttcacctaaacttaaaagttaaaagttaaaacaagtaaattcatttattaaaatagtccacttataatttagtccacatgtaacaaaagtgttaaaaaattaatttgaacaaagatacaaattctcagacattttttttagcatccaaccctgggccaagactcaatatttttgaattccatgagagccatagaagaccaagacccttatttaattgtgcaaatacatttatcaaaatgtgtaatataatagaatagttataatttaagtgattttcattttagcaacGACAAGGTAAAGTACAATAAAGTTTTTCTAAAGATCACAAATTTGCTATCCGAAACAAACAATGGCATCAATGCTTAGGGAGTTCTTCATTAGTAGACATTAGAATTTCATCTGTAGTGTTTTACATGCATGGGCCAGCAattaattgagtttttttttttttttttgaagcaaaattaattaattgagttAATTAGCACCAATAATTCCATAtcattaatttttgtatatatagtCCAGTACTGATCATCCATGCCTATCCTCTCTTATCGTCATCACTAGACCACCTTTTCCAGCTCTAATACAATAcaatgggagagtgagagaccaAGTGAGAGGGAGTCAGGGAGAGGGTTAGGTTACAGAATACAAAAActgattttttgttcaaaaatcaaaatggtaAAGAGTAATCAGTAAAGTTAAGTAACTGACGTGAGAGTCGTGAGTGAGCTGTGAGTCGTTTGACTCTCCTCAGTCCTCacgcgaaaaaaaaaaaaaaaaaaaaacccaggaTGGCGGggccaaaaccaaaaaaaaaaacgggtcCGGGCTGGTCGGATTTCAATGAGACACCTTAAATttccgggtcttaatcgggtagacccgattacgacccgaacccgattagcccaaacccaatacctgttttttcgtgtcgtgttcgtgtcgggttcgcgggtcgtgtcaaaattgccggccctaacCGGTATTGATCAACTGCTACACTAAATTTTGGTACTGATAAGCCAAAATTGAGTGTGTTCCATCAGAGAAAATAAATGAGGGGCAATTACCTTTTTTCTCATGAACtataatgcattgtcactttgtttTCATGACCTGACAACTCTATTGCCcaaccccatcaaactatcattatGTGTCCCAAACTccccttccgtcagtcaaaggtgTTAACTtagacggtcaaagtgacaatgcgttgtagtttatgggggtaaagtgacaatgtgttgtagttcatgagggcaaagtgacaatgtatTGTAGTTTCATTGGGGCAAAGTGACTAGTTGAttgtctgagttaacgcctttaaCTGACGGAATAGGAGTTTTgagcacaaaatagtagtttgatggggttggATAGTAGGGTTGTAAGTTTATGgggtaaagtgacaatgcgttgtagttgttGGGGAGAAAGGTAATTATcccaataaatttaaaaatttaaaaattaaaaaaaaaaaaaaaaaaatgcacacaaCTAACCAACATAATTAATTGAACCAACAAAAGTAGGTTTGAATGCTGCTACCAAGGTTGACGAAATTATAATATGTTTAGATAATATGCAAAATAAAGAGGCCAACAATTCAATATGATTTCAGTTTAATCTTTTAGGTACATAGTTCCAAAATAATGCAATTGAAACATGTTTACAGCGACGTCGTTTAAACAATTGCTTCAACTCAAATTGAATATTAATTTCTACCCAGGATCGAAAAAGTCCAAAGAGAAACGGTCCATTTCACCCATTGAAAAATGAACAATCTACAATTGACTTTCAATCTTTAAGCAACGGTTCAACTATTAGTACGTCTCTAAACCATCAATTGTATTAATTTACTCCTCAGGCTTATAATTAAATCATTGCAATGCAACTTTtaccattaaaaataaatcaaaaaaaaggGAACGAATTAAAAGGACATTCATGTTAACACAGTTTCCGGTCACTTCAGGGAATTTGGAATCATTCGAGGGGATGCAGTTTATCCGGTGTATGAAATGTGAAAAGGCACgaaactgagagagagagagagagagagagagagagagaaggaagaggaagtGGGAGTCATGAAGTATAAGACAGTTTGACATCagatgaaaaaaacaaaaaaaaaattatactcaTGACTATATTAAAGGGTGATCATAAATAGCAAAGTGTTGTTAGGGCAACAAAATTCAAAGTCCacttgttaaaagaaaaaaaaaattaaagtcctAAATTTCCCAAATATTAATCATACTTAGTCCCTAAGtttttatgtaatttgaatttagtgtttaggttttcaatttcaagaattgAATAAGGTCCTTCAGTTTTGCCCAAGTTTTAAATTGGTCCTTCTATCACTTGAGTAtcaaaattaatgattttttttttttttttaatttatctatCAAATGTCTCATTTAACACATCAATGTCTATTGCAGTGTCAAAGTTAACGTTCTTTCTTCTAACACTACAAATCTAGAAGATTAGGATTATGAAGAagatggtcttttttttttaaatgacttgGCGTTTAATGATATGACATGAATATTAGGTGGGGACacatatttcctccaaactaaattagaggaaatttccttcaacctactctaataagtaaTAAGTATCATTGAACATTATATTAGGTGAAAAAAGACTTAAGGATAAAATCCCTAATTATAAGGAAGTTAATGCTATCATCCTCACTTTGGTGCCTAAGAAAGTTAACCCAGATGTTATGGGGGATTTCAAGCCTATTGTATGTTGCAATGTTCTTTAAAAATGTATAACCAAGATTCTATCTAACAACTTGCTgtcttttttggatgaattggTTAGTGTGAAGCAATCAGTCTTCATACTGTCTAGAAGCATTTCAGACANNNNNNNNNNNNNNNNNNNNNNNNNNNNNNNNNNNNNNNNNNNNNNNNNNNNNNNNNNNNNNNNNNNNNNNNNNNNNNNNNNNNNNNNNNNNNNNNNNNNttttttaatttttttaagtttcataTATAATGCAAGGCTaggctattttatttatgaacatgaaTTGTTTAATTCTTTTAAGTGTCATATATAGTGCTAGGCTAggctattttttttatgaacatgAATTGTTTAATTCTTTTAAGTGTCATACATAgtgatattgttgatgtataATTGGATTTATTTGTGATAATGGATTATTTGTTATAGTTGATGGGTAGATGGATTATTCGtaaagagtaattttagaaagcCTACTTATggcctactaagaatgatgtggctattaaaatcatcattgggcttgtgactgatcattattgaattttaatcaaaggTTGATTTTAATAGTCGCGTATTTTTAGTAGGACATAAGTAggccttctaaaattactctagATATAAATGGTTAATGGATAGTTGTAGTTGATGGATAGATGGATAGTTAATGTAGTTGTAGTAGATGTGTAACTCATATATCATGTAGTGAAACACCGAAATTTGGGTAAAACGCCccgaaaaatttcaaaaataaatatgggaaggaaaaaagaaaacttctgAAATTACACAaagtgacgtgtcaatttggtgacacgtcaccaatgggtgacgtgtcaaattacCACGTTACGAAAAAATGTGACATACCAATTTAAAatacgtcaccaattggtgacgtgccaAGATTGGCATGTCGCCTTTAGGACGGTTACGTGTGTaatttcacacgtcaccaattagtgacgtgtgatCAAATCCACACTTCACTAATTTTCGGTATAGACTACAAGTTTTTTTTACGTGTCACCCACGTCGCTATTAACACATGACCACACCATTAGTGAcattttttggcctaaaaaCGCCACTACTGGTAAGTCATTAAAATGCAACATTTTTGTACTGACTCCTTATCACCGACTAAGACTCGCTAGGACACTAGCTAACTAGTATTCTAACTCTATAGAATTTAGAATTGCCTTTACGTGGAACACAAACAAAAGTTCCTTATTGAATTAAAAGACTACTGGGGAAACCCTTCTTATTGGCCTATCGCTTGTAAGTCACAAACGTATCAATCACTATCCcagtttattaattaattttttttatcagataATATATTCGcacatttctttgttttctcttcccAGTTGGGAACTGAAAGGATAATTAAGACTTATAGAATTTGTTTCattaaacatatttttattgAACAAGTATTTACTAGCTGTAATTTTCCACTTTTGAGCGAATATCCCTACGTAATTTcgtttcataaaaaataaggaaaattatttctttttaaatgaacTACCACTTGGTTaccatatatttttatcaacTACTAATTTTACATTAAGACTCCATCAAGCTACCATTTCGTTACCAAAACCTCCATTCTGTCAATCAAGGTCGTTAAGTCGGACAGTCAACCCATCACGTGCATAAACAGTATCTGTGAACAGTGTCGTGAACAGTACGGTTAACCGTCTAACTTAACGACCTTGACTGGTAGAAGGGGGTTCTAATAACAAAAGGGTAATTTGATGGGGTCATAATGTAAAGTTAGTAGTTGATGGAGAAAATGGTCATCGCATGGTAGTAGTTCATaggaaaaagaataatttttcctaaaaatatattaaaaactatAGGACATTTTCTCGCAAAACGGTTGGCTTCAACAAAATCCCAATCAACTTATAGAGGAGTGAAAATTCCTAGCGATTTTCTCGGTTTTGACTGTTGACGAGTTATGATGTTGAGGTGGTACACCCCAATCAATTGAAGATAGTGAGAACACCACCCCAATCAATTGAACTTTGGGTTGGCGTTTATAGATGAGTTTGGAGCCAAGTTAGAAGTCGTAGATTTCAACATTAACCTGACAGTTGGTTTGGGAAACAAGCTACGCCTATGTATCGTCTTTTATCTATCCTGAATACgatcaattaaaaaagaagatcCTAGGAataggatgatgatgatggaagaaagagagagattgaaatCCGTTGTTTAGAAGATCAGAGATGGGTTTGGAATTGGAGGAAATGTATAATATATGTTGAATGGTGTGAGAGATGGGCGGCGGGTTTTGTCACATTACCAATTTACATGCTGACCATTTGTTTTTTAACTTTGACTGAGAAAGGTGACATTGATTTGGACCATAAGTCCCCCACTAGAAAGTTCGCAATAAAATGGCCGAAGGTGACGTTACGAAAAACACACC from Corylus avellana chromosome ca6, CavTom2PMs-1.0 includes the following:
- the LOC132185305 gene encoding probable receptor-like protein kinase At5g20050, with translation MERSAGRRSSDQKLQLLGYCCSPGMPRLLVYEFIPNGSLDCWIFPRRETQNRRGGCLSCESRYRVAIDVAKALSYLHHDCRSRVLHLDVKPENILLDENYKAIVADFGLSKQVVARPAWVWPDPAWVTRPTPGSWPRPAFNAFLLLHFNQ